In Glaciimonas sp. PCH181, the DNA window ACTACGGGGCATGTCAACGCCGCCCCACCTTCCCGACGATATCAGCGCTTTAAAAGCGATGATTACCGATCGTGATGCGGTCATTGCGTTGCACGGGGAAACGGTGGCGCAGCTACAGGACGCACTGTCCTCACATCGCATCGAAATCGAACACCTCAAGCTCTTCATCGCCAAACTCAAACGGCTGCAGTTCGGCCGCAAATCCGAGAAGCTGGACCGGCAAATTGAACAACTCGAATTACGGTTAGAAGATTTGCAGACAGAAGAAAGTGACGTTGCCAGCGCTGCCCCGGCAACGAAGCCAGTGCGTCCGAAGATACCACGCAAACCGCTACCGCCCCATTTGCCCCGGGACGAGAAGATCTATACGCCAGAGCATGCCGCCTGCCCCGATTGCGGTGGCGATTTGCGTCATCTCGGCAGTGACGTTGCCGAGCAACTTGAATTCGTCCCGGCCAGCTTTCGGGTCATCCGGCATGTGCGTCCCAAACTCGCTTGCACCTGCTGCGACTGCATCGTCCAGGCGCCGGCACCCAGCCGTCCGATTGCACGGTCTGGCGGGGCCCGGA includes these proteins:
- a CDS encoding IS66 family transposase zinc-finger binding domain-containing protein, with protein sequence LRGMSTPPHLPDDISALKAMITDRDAVIALHGETVAQLQDALSSHRIEIEHLKLFIAKLKRLQFGRKSEKLDRQIEQLELRLEDLQTEESDVASAAPATKPVRPKIPRKPLPPHLPRDEKIYTPEHAACPDCGGDLRHLGSDVAEQLEFVPASFRVIRHVRPKLACTCCDCIVQAPAPSRPIARSGGARITRPYSGEQVR